The genomic window cgggctccCCCGTCTCCCTGTGTCCCCTCAGGACTGTCCCCTGTGGCACACCCCCCGCTCCATACCTGTGTCCTCCTCTGTCTTGTCTCCCCAAATCCACGTCTCCCTGTCCTGTGGGCCCCGGGTGCCCGGCCCACCCGTGTCCGTGTCCATGCGTGTGTGTGGGTGTCCCCCTGGGTTTGTGCCCCCCCGTGTCCACATCCCCGTGACTGCCCCCCTCATGCCCCCCATGACTGTgttcccccacccctctcctACGCCTGTGTgcccccccacgcccccccgtGCctcccccgcgcccccccccgccctacGTGGCCGGCAGCCGCGGCCGGACTACGCGTCCCGACGTGCCTCGCGGCGGgaccccggccccgccccccgggGACCGGCCCCgccccctttcccctccccttttccccaGCGCCGCGCATGCGCAGAGCCGCTGTTTGTCCGCGCCCGGCCTGGCCCAGCAGCGGGGCCGAACGCGGCCTGgcctgcggcggcggcggcggctggagGGGCCCGGGCCTGGTCGGGGGCTgagcggggcccggcgggcgggagggcggggagggagggaggggggggggccgaAGATGCGGCGGTACCTGCCGGTGGCCCGGCAGCACTTCCTGGCGGCGCTGGCCGGCACCAGCGTGGTGGTGAAGTCGCTGAGCGCCGCCGTCCTCCTCCTCTACCTGCTCTCCTTCGGCCTGGACACGGCCTACGGCCTGGGGGTGACCCCCGGCTACCTCCTGCCCCCCAACTTCTGGGTCTGGACGCTGCTGACGCACGGGCTGGTGGAGGAGCGGGCCTGGGGCCTGGCGGCCAGCCTGGCCACGCTGGGGGCGGCCGGCCGGCTGCTGGAGCCCCTCTGGGgtgccctggagctgctggtctTCTTCACGGTGGTGAACGTCTCGGTGGGGCTCCTGGGGGCCCTCGCCTACTTCCTCACCTACGTGGCCTCCTTCCACCTCGCCTACCTGTTCACCGTCCGCATCCACGGCGGGCTGGGCTTCCTCGGGGGAGTCTTGGTGGCCCTCAAGCAGACGATGGGGGACAGCACCATCCTGAAGGTGCCCCAGGTCAGAATGAAGGCTGTCCCCAtgctcctgctccttctcctggctctgctgcgGCTCGCCGCCCTCGTCAAGAGCAATGTACTGGCCTCGTACGGCTTCGGGCTCCTCTCCGGCTGGGTCTATCTCCGTTTCTACCAGCGGCACAGTAGAGGTCGCGGAGACATGTCCGACCACTTCGCCTTCGCCACTTTCTTCCCCGAGatcctgcagcccgtggtgggTCTGGTGGCCAACCTGGTGCACGGCATCCTGGTGAAGGTGAAGGTCTGCCGCAAGACGGTCAAACGCTACGACGTGGGCGCCCCGTCGTCCATCACCATCAGCCTGCCGGGGACGGACCCCCAGGACGCCGAGAGGAGAAGGTACCGCTTGCCCTGTTCCTGCGGGGATCACGTTTATGGGCGGCGAGGGTCGGGTTTAAAATCCAGACAAGGAGGAGTGGGGAGATTTGCGTGCTGGGTgctaagggggggggggggccttcTCCAGGGGGGTCTGCTGGGGGTGCCCTCCCTGCCACAGAGGTGGTGAGGACGTTTTGGGGGGGCTAGTGGGACGTTGTCCCGCTCTTACAAATGTGGAGCGGCAGTGGGAGTGCAggcgaggagcagggagatcTTGGGGAAGGGGCAGGCGGGGTTAGGGGGACAGCGGCTGTCTGGGGGGGTGCCGGCCCCCTGCTCGTGGCAGCCCTGCACCCATTCATCCTGGCGCAGGGGAAGGCGGTGAGTCAGCCCCATGCCCCAGCCTTCCCGCACACCCGGCGTTGGCCTTCCCGACTCCCAGCAGAAAAGTTTGGACAAGGCATTGGCGCTCCGCTTTCCCCTGCCCCGTTTTACGCCTTTCTTCCGCCGTTCCCGGAGCAGCCCGCGTACTGTCTGACAGCCTCTGAGCGCACCACGTGGCACGACAACTGCCTGTGGTCTGGGAGCGTGAGTGGGTTTCTGTGGGGCAGTCCCAGGCACTCCGGGTCATCTCTAGCGCTGCTGAATCCACCCTCTCTTGCCGGGAAGAAGCCAGGGATGGGCTTGCACAGCGCCCCGTGGGGCAGAGCTGTTAACCCCCGCCCTGCCCATCGGACCTGGGGTTAACCCGCCCGTCTGCCCTTGTCCCGCAGGCAGCTGGCCCTGAAGGCCCTGAATGAGCGGCTGAAGCGCGTGGAAGACCAGTCGGCCTGGCCTAGCATGGAGGACGacgaggaggaggcggcggcgaaGGCCGACAGCCCGCTGCTGCCCGA from Aquila chrysaetos chrysaetos chromosome 20, bAquChr1.4, whole genome shotgun sequence includes these protein-coding regions:
- the TMEM115 gene encoding transmembrane protein 115, with translation MRRYLPVARQHFLAALAGTSVVVKSLSAAVLLLYLLSFGLDTAYGLGVTPGYLLPPNFWVWTLLTHGLVEERAWGLAASLATLGAAGRLLEPLWGALELLVFFTVVNVSVGLLGALAYFLTYVASFHLAYLFTVRIHGGLGFLGGVLVALKQTMGDSTILKVPQVRMKAVPMLLLLLLALLRLAALVKSNVLASYGFGLLSGWVYLRFYQRHSRGRGDMSDHFAFATFFPEILQPVVGLVANLVHGILVKVKVCRKTVKRYDVGAPSSITISLPGTDPQDAERRRQLALKALNERLKRVEDQSAWPSMEDDEEEAAAKADSPLLPDPGAAGKGASQESNLITFQDAPSQL